CGGAGGCAAAGTCGAAAAAccgaaaatttttacactgaaaattacaAATCCACTGAGAGCGAGCGGCCCACTCTGCCCCCAAATAGTTTCTCCCCCGGTGAATTTATAAAACCAGCATCACTGCACTTGATCAATACTTGTCCAAGTCGCGGGTTGGATTACTAGTACTAATACTTCAAGTTTTTAGTCAGTAGTTCACAAGGAAATTAATATGAATACTAATATTGAATTGAAATATTATCCTATAAACTAAAGGCGACCCCAAATTTGGTCGTTTGACAACTCAAAAACGCCAACCCCACTCCCAAATACACAATTTTCCCCCTCAACTTACCTCACTTCTCAATTTCTTCAGTGGTCAAACCCGTAAATTTATTAAACTATTTTAAAAACATAAACTAAAGCCAACCCCACTCCCAAATACACAATTTTCCCCCTCAACTTACCTCACTTCTCAATTTCTTCAGTGGTCAAACCCGTAAATTTATTAAACTATTTTAAAAACATAAACTAACACCCCAAAATTTTTGTCGGTCCGTATCTTCCTTCTAGGCTAGGGTTAAATTCTTCCACCATCACCGTAAAAcctgaaataattttacgaacacaacgcaacttggTATACGCGAAACCGTCGTTTTTTAAAGAACGGCAACTATTTCGAGCTATCTTCAATGCATAACACACTCGCACCACGttgttttttattttgtaaatACATAACGtcgcgttaaatatgaatacgcaaccCGAAAGATCCCGCCGCATCGCGCGAGCCGGTCTTTTTTCTAGTATATACTAAATGGAGTCCGGAATTTGATCATTTTTGGCATTCCCAAACTATAGTCCAAACTGCAACTTTATCGGGGGTATAATCTGTAAAACTATTATTCTATTAAATTACTTTACACAAATTCCACCTAAATTTTTAACGGGCCGTATcctcccgctcgccgcgagttaatttTTTCTGACACAACCGTTcatctcgaaataattttacgaacaaaacgcaactaaCTATACTCGAAACGGAgactttttaaaaaacactaaacatATAGAGCtatttttcaaatatatatacacataataaacaacccaaactaaCTACATTATATCGATGGTTTCGTCCCCCTTTTTACGCGGTTTTCCTAACGTTAAAAACGCGTAGGCCATTAGATACATTATCCAAACACGTCCGCATCAACGTgtttttaattctgtaaatacataccgctatgttaaatatgaatatgcaatcCGAAAAACCCGCTGCATCGCGCGGGCCCATCTTACtagttgataataaaaataaaaacatattaaaacataagtaaataaaaaagaGAGGCAATATAATATATAATCCAAGTTTAGAGAAtgtttgttatcattatcattattcactTTAAATGAAGACAAGGACCATACACCTGAAAAATACAgccaaataataattaaaaataaaaatatttaactgTAAAGAATGCTCACCTCAAAACTAccacattactattactattagtacTATTTTCTCCACCTAAATTACCATAAACACCACATATCCCTGCCCTGAGTTGAGACACTTCTATATTCCCAGTTTCTCTCAAACACAGAAACCTCACTTATCATCAGTAAACTATGTTAGCATGCAGGTTGCCCCTTTTATTAAACCAGACATCCTTCTTTACCTATACAACATTGGACTCACCACCGTTTACAACGCCAACCGATTTGGTATTCGACTCCACGATATCAACGTCCTTGAAACAAACTGGCTTCAAATCTCCATTGGCCTGTTTACATTCAACGGCTTTTTCGTCTTTTTGTGTATTTAGAATTTTTCGTGGCCGTTTCCCCAAGAAACCCGGGGAGATTAATGGTTTCAATTTTGCTGCTGAGGAAATCGTTTTTACCAGTTCCTCAGAAGAATCTCGGATAGGTGAGCTTATAGAAGACTCTACTTTGTCGGGTTTAGGTTCGAAATTTACAAAAACTGTTCCGTTGGCGACTTCTTCAACATCAGTTAGATGAGAAGATGAAATTCCAACAGTACCCTCAACATTGTCACTGATATCACTTTGAACAGAAACAGATTTGTCTATTCCATTATTATTTTCGGTTGAACAATTAGTATCTTCAAAGGTAACCGTACAATCACTGCCACTGTCTACGTTATCCCCTAAACTGGAAGAGCCCGTATTTGAATCTGAAGTGTGAAGTTCCATGGCACTATCGAGAGAATTTCGAGATGTAGAAGCGTTTGCACATGAAATATTTGTATGCAATAGAGTGTCGCATTGGTCAGTAGCATCAGCCGATTCTGCATCCGATGAGCAATCAACGGGTGGGTTTAGATTGGACTTCTTTTCTTGGGTTTCTTCTATAGGATTTAAGCATGATGGTCTGGCAGAGACTCTGAGAAGGAATAACAGAAACAATGAAAATGTCAATCGCTTTGGCCAGATATTAACATAAATGTGAAACTAGATGTGACAATTTCAACTCATTGCTTATGAGATGGGTTTCAAAGATTTATATATTTATCTGTCACAGGGTACAACAAAACAAATCAAGATGGGAGAACAAAGAAAATgggtatatatattgcaaaagctttcAAATTTATTTTGATCAGAAAATTAAGATGATATATTTTTTCTAATCACATTTGACACACTAACCTTATGTAAAAGGAAATAAAAAATGGATTTAAACCAAATGTGATACAGGTCAACCTGATCTATCGCATTTGACCTGTAAGATGTGATTTAATAAAGTAGAACTTGATGTTGAATGGCTGTAATAGAGTATATATCCATTTGACCTGTTATCCGACCCACCTAGTTATACTTCACTAAAAACAAAATAGCATACACCATAGGGATTGAGGTTGAATGGTATATAATTATTGATTAATTTGACAACTTAAGTGTTCAATTGTGATATTAGTTTTCAGCAAAAGCTTTGATGGTTGAGAaatgtgaattttttttttctttttacaaaTCGGCTACTGGACTTTCAAGGTGTTATATGGTTATCGGACTGAGAGTCTCAGGTTTCTTATATGATATAAGCTATTCTTAAAACTTATTACGGTGACTTAATGGGCAGTGAAAAATACTAGTACTCCCTCAGAATACATTGTAGACTAATCACATAATCAATAAATAACACATAGTGTACAAGTGCTTCAGCTAAGAAATATATACCTACTATACAGCAGCATATACGCTCTTTGAGAGAGCACTTCATCCAGTTCAACTGCTTCGACCTGCAATAAGTGTGAGCTAGTTATGTTCGTGAAATCAACTAAACGCACAGAAGCTAAACTGATAACTCTTGACACAATAAACATGACCGATTTTAAATACATTTTCAGTAATTTTACATGATTAACATTGGAAAAACCTTTTAGAAATGATACACTGACACACACCCTCCTATAAAGTTTAATTCACAGATAAGTATTAAATTCATAATTTCCATATAATATTGAACCTCTTTTGTAATCAAAATTACGCattaaatttattaatcttatatacAAATTCTGTAGATGGACAAAAAGGCCACCCGCCCGGGATCGTTTCGACCTGTACTCAAAGACTGTTGCTTGCTTCTGTACCAATTTATGCAAGTATGCAAAGAGTCTAATTGACACACATGCACacacgcgcgcacacacacacacatgtacaAACACGCACTAACGAATCTCACCTTGCAGTCATCAATTCGGTACCAGTTTCCAGAGAAATCCTTTGCATAACAAATGTAGTGACCAAAGTATGATGCATTAAGCATGTCCAGATGAACAACAACCGCATATAGCTTGTACTTATCAATGCTATCTGCAGCCTTACTCATGTAAGGACTAAGATCTAATGTTTCTGGGAATGTCACCCTTTTATTAAGTTTCCCGAATCTCCCTCTCTGCACAGCAGAATCaataatattttaaatttaaaAATGTTAAAGACTTGCAGAAAAAGATTACACTATTCAGATGTGAATTGCCAGAAGTGAATTTCTGAAAAAAGATACAGCAATTTACACGGACCTGAAATCTCTTTAAAGCAATGGTAAGGATATTTGGAGCCACATTAATGTTTAATCGTTTCAACGCCAAGACATAGTCATTACATCTGCAAAATAAGCACATATATTAATGCGATAATTAATCCATTCTGTACTTTGTAGTTTGTTAACAATATGTAGACTGAATAAGCTGCAATTATATCTCGTATTATAGGTAAGcaatacatacataaaacaatgaaAAGAAAGAAAATTACCCATCACACTTGTACTTATTATCTCCATCAAGCCATTCTTTGGCTGTAAATTGATCTAAACATTCCTCGAGAGATGCAGCATCCCCATGGATTTCTACAGTCAAATCCATCATATTTTCAAACTGATTCGATATATTATTGCATTTTGTACAGATCACCTACAAAGCATTGTGGACACTCTTATCGTTAGATAAACGTATGCCTTAATGAAAATATATTAATGACCACAAATTTTGTTACCCATTTGATGCTAAATAAATACCATTCGGTTAGTCAGCCAGTAAGTGATGTGTAAAAGAAAATAACAATAAATTGCAAATATATACTCCAATGTATAACATATATACTTCTATGCTACATATCCAGAAGTTTACATGTAACTTTAAATACGTATTGATGTCCGAAGCACAAACCAACCATTCAATAAAGATGAACCCATATCAACAATTTGTTGAGTAAAGAAAAACCTTGGTAAGCATAATGCTCCATAGCAACTTAGAaagataatactccgtaattagtaATATGTCAATCATAATGAAGCAAAGAAACACATATTTTCAAGTGATTTTTTAAACAGTTAGATGTTTCTACTCGGTTTCCACTTCTCTACAAGAGCACTCTAATCGCACACCAAACTCCTTACAAAAGGCTCAACATATGAGGGGCTTTAACACACTCAGTATATGAGCACTATTAGCCATTTTACCAATAAGTTTAGAGAAATTATTGAATAAGATATAAATTTAAATACTTCGAaagaaatttatatatttattttcagtaTGTCATTATAGAAAACTAAAAACCACTAGATGCAAAGACACCTGTGAATGAAGACGACCCCCGAAAATATGTTGAATAAGAGTTGTCTCCTGAGAACTAGGATGCACAGCTCGTTCTCCACCGTATACATCAAGGCAAACTGATTGCATAGTATCAATAACAAACCTATCACATATGAAAGTTACGCTATCAGTGATCAACGTTcacataaacatgattttgaattcttcAACAATCCAATATATGCTTATTTAGCTAGTCAAATTTAGAATAGCAGAAACCTCATGAACTCGTGGGCATCTTCCTGTTTTCCATAGCCAAAATTTCCACCAATATTAGGCAAGCGTGACAAAATATTGATTGGTGAAAAAGCATGATTACTTTGGCTGGCTCTTTCCATATGAGCTTGAAGTTCGCAAAGGAAACACCAATCATTTCGCCGGCCTGATAAACCGAGTGTATGTAATCTATAAGAGTCACATCCTTTTTGACATAATGGGTTCGATCCATTTAGTTATACATGGGTAGATTCTGGTTATGTCTTATCTATATTTGTTCAAATAAACTGACAATAAAAATGGACTGAACAGGTTTGGAATCACCCAAAGTGTAAAATAAATGCATGAAACCTTCTAAATAACTTTATTGACAAAGTTGGATTCTTATTGAACTAATACATTATCGTAATCATATTTCAACATTTAACTATTTTAAAGAGCTTAAAAATTCCAGACAAATAGTGTCTCGGATCAACCCAACTAGACCTAAATCGTTTTGGCATGTACCAAAAACTACCCTTTTCAACCCGAACCAGTTTTGACCTGATACCCAAACCACTCCCCAATTTTATCCCTCTATACATaatattgagagaaaaagagagaaaagagacAATTACATTCACTACGATGGCCATTCTCCAACAAATAAGCAGCAAGTGGCCGAGTGTAAGACAAACATTGCAAGACAACATTGGCAAAGCAACTGTCAAAAACAAGGCATTAGAGCTCCTAAAATTAGATAGCAGTATTCTAAAAGGAAGCAGAAGTAGTCACAGATAAACCTATTTCCACAATTCAGAAGGCCGCACGGAGGAAAGCCTCGGTTCTTCCAGTTAAAGAGCTCCACAAATTTGTCATAGGGAAAAAGAATCTGAAACATGATAAAATATTTAAAGGATATTAGTGACcacaaactaaaatatataaaaaaaaaaaaaaacaaaaaaaacaaaaaataaaaaaaaagacacCGACTTGGACCTTTTTTAACTGCGTAGATGTCCCAGCGCCAGGGACTAGTGCAACTGCAGTAGAACTTCTTCTTCCTTGCAAACTTGATTTGCTGGATAACCGAAATTCTTCACATTTTTTATTGTGCCCCAAACGCCAATGCTTTTTTTGACAAGATTCTGAGctgaaaaataaaatacaaaatattaAACTTGACAAGACAACACAAAATGATGTAAAATTAATCTGAACCGTTCAAGAATCCGAAACCAGGAATAGCATTATCATCTAACGAAACAGACTTCATAGAAATCCAGCATATCAGATCAAATTTCACGCAAGATAGGTTAAAATTTATCATAATAGGCCGGACTATGTTAATCGTATGCCCCGTATCCAATGATACAGCAACAGATATACAATAATGAATGTGGCTCATGATAATCAAAATTGAATCCACTGAGATTTATATTTTATACCCCGGACCAATACAATCAAATCTCTTAAACTATCTGAACAAATACAACATTATCAATCATCAAGGGATAAAAGAGTCATCAACAACATCGAACTTCATTATAAAACGCATCACCTTACATACTCGACAAACTCCAACTTAATTTTTCTATCAAACCACAAATTGCTCATTACTAATAGTTTCAATGACTCAACATTCAGGAATTACATGCATTCTATCAATACACTACAAAATAACACACAGATTGCCGACCTACGATCACGTCCTTATTAATGTAAACCCTAATTATATCTCATCACTTTAACATTCAGATTAAAGCAACATAAAATTCAGTTAAGAAATCTAGGGCTTTTAACCTAAATAACCCTCACAACAAAACTCAACTACCTAAAATAAAATCTGTACAGGTCTGTACGCATCAAAATCATATCTCACAGTATTTCAATGATATACATAAGGAtataatgaataaataaataaatatatatatatataaggtatgtaTGTTAGCACAATGTATATATACCAATATTTAACAAATTTACATCGCGCACACTGTTTCGTCGTGGAGCTACCACAAACAGCACATGAATCACTAGTCGAAACAAGGCCAGGCATCGATGAAGATGAAACGGCGTCGGATTGAATAGATGATAATTGGGAATGAGAATGGGAATGGTCGTCACCGTCAACAACAAAGTATTTAGCGGCAGTgtgtttaataaaataaattaaactaaAAACAATAGCGAGAGCTGTGATTCCGTACTGAAGATACCGATTGAGATCCAAAGAATGATTATATTCATGCATCGATAAATATAAAATTGTAATAATTGTGATAGTTAGGGTTTTTCATCGGTGTTTCATTCAGCGGAAAAACAGGGTGATATGTAATTCTTGAATTCAACTAATGAATCGAAGAATCACTCAATAACAATCTGGAAACTTTTACATAAGAATGAGTATCGAGATTGAAATTGGGAACGTTTATTGATTATGAACAGAGAACAAATTGGGGAAAATTACAATTGAGAACATAACCTCTACAATCTGTTATCGCCTCCTATATACAACGAATTACACTAACAGCTAACAGAATTCAGTTACAGTGAACAAACAACTAACACTTCCATTTGCTTCGTCTTCAATCTTGAGCTAAAGGATGTCACGTGTTTTGCACGTGTGTGCAGACTTAAAATGTATCACGTGCAAGGCACGTGATGGTCATAACAATCTTCCCCTCTTAAACACATTCTTGCCCTCAAGAATGAATTTCAAAATTGAAATTAGGGTAACGGGCAATGAGCTCTTCTGCTCGTTCCCATGTAGCATCATCAACGGAAGCATTTTGCCACTGAATCAACAATAAGATGTCTGCCCGATTATCTCGTTTCACCATCCTTCGAGCTAGCACCTTGTAAGGTTCAATTGCAATCAACCCTGTATTATCCATATGTGGCATTGTCCCCATTTGACTTGGAGTAATTCCTTTGCACAATTTCAATTGGGAAACATGAAACACTGGATGAACAAGTGAGTCATGTGGCAACTGCAGTTTGTATGCAACTTCACCCACCTTCTGGATCACTTGAAATGGACCATAGAACTTAGGTGAGAATTTGTGATGCACATGTCCTCTCAGTGTAATCTGTCTATGAGGTTGTAACTTGAGATATACCCAATCTCCCACCACAAAAGCCCTTTCAGTTCTCGATTGATCTGCATAGTGTTTCATTCTATCTTGGGCACGTTTGATATGATATTTGAGCAGTGTAATGGCAGCTTCCCTAGCCTCCAAACTCCTGTCAACTGCTTCCACTCTACTCTGTCCTGGTAGGTAAGTAGATGAGGTAAGTGGTGACTGACCATATACCACTTCAAATGGAGTAGTTTGTATAGCAGTATGAAAATTGGTATTATACCAAAATTCAGCTAATGACAACCACTGAATCCATTTCTTTGGAGCATCACTACACATACACCTTAAGTAACACTCAATACTTCTGTTCACTACTTCAGTCTGCCCATCTGTTTGAGGGTGATAGGCTGTTGACAGATGTAAACTGACATTAAGTGCCTTGAAGAATTCCTTCCAAAACAAACTTGTGAACACTTTATCCCTATCACTCACAATAATAGAAGGTAGCCCGTGCAACTTGTAAACATTGTCTACAAAAGCATTTGCTACTTGTGCAGCTGTGAAGGGATGAGATAATGGAATGAAGTGTGCATACTTGCTTAATCGATCCACCACTACAAAGATGACATCTTTTCCCCCAGACCTTGGCAACCCTTCAATAAAATCCATAGAAATTTCTGACCATATTCTGGTAGGTATAGGTAGTGGTTGCAGTAAGCCTGGACTTTGAGTAAGGTCAGGTTTACATCTCTGGCATACATCACAAGCCCTCACATATTCCTTAACATCCCTCCTCATATGTTTCTAATAGAAACAAGTAGCCAATCTTTTCACTGTAGCTTGGCTTCCTGAATGACCCCCCATTGAGTCATTGTGGAAGTGCTTAAGTAAGGTCAACCTTAAGTCTTGGTCTGCACCTATCACCACCTTATTTTTCCTGTATAAAATGCCATTGTGCCACTTGTAATGCTTAACCTGGTCAGGGTCCTCTCTCATTCTAGCAATTATCTGGTGGAGGTCAATATCTGCAGCCACACTAGCAATCACTCTTTCCTGCAAATCATGACTAATGGTTGTAACCTGCACCTGAAATAGCTGACCTATTCCCTGCACCCTGGATAAAGCATCTGCTGCAACATTGTCACACCCCTTTTTATAAACAATTTCATAATCAAATCCCATCAATTTGGGCAACCATTTCATTTGTGTAGGAGTGCTAATTCTCTGGTCCAACAGATACTTCAAGCTTATATGGTCAGTTTTTATCACAAAATGCCTATCTAATAGGTAACCCCTCCATTTTTCAAGTGCCATAACCACTGCCATAAACTCCTTCTCATATGTGGACATACCTTGATGCCTAAGAGACAAAGTTTTACTCAAGTATGCCACAGGGTGCCCATTTTGTTGTAGAACTGCTCCAATTCCCAACCCTGAAGCATCAGTTTCTAGTATGAATGGTTGATCAAAATCTGGTAGCTTTAATACTGGAGCTTGTTGCATAGCTAACTTCAACTTCTCAAAAGCTAGTGTTGCTTCATTTGTCCAACTGAAGGCATCTTTCCTTAATAACTTGGTTAAGGGCAAGCTAATAATAGAATAATTTTTGATGAATCTCCTATAATAGCCTGTTAAGCCCAAGAACCCCCTTAGTTGCTTAAGGTTGGTTGGTATTGGCCATTTAACCATGGCTGTTATTTTAGATGGGTCAGTTGCTACCCCTGCACCAGAGATCACATGTCCAAGATACTCCACCTCCTTAGTAGCAAAAACACACTTGGACAGTTTAGCATATAGTTGATGTTTCTTCATTGTTTGCAATACCAACCTCAAATGATAGACATGAGCCTCCAAGCTGGGACTGTATACTAGAATGTCATCAAAGAATACCAAGGTAAACTTCCTCAAATAGGGTTTAAACACAAAATTCATTAAGGCTTGAAATGTAGAAGgggcatttgtcaacccaaaaggcatgacaaggaattcataatgcCCCTCATGAGTCTTGAATGCAGTCTTGGCAATATCATCTTCATACATACGTATTTGATGATAGCCTGATCTGAGGTCCAATTTAGAAAAGAACTGTGACCCACTTAACTCATCAATCAGCTCTTCAATGATGGGAATAGGGAACTTATCCTTAACAGTGTGTTTGTTAAGCTCcctatagtcaatgcacattctccATGTGCCATCCTTTTTCTTAACCATAACAATAGGAGCTGCATATGGGCTATTACTTGTTCTTATCACCCCAGACTCCATCAACTCTTGCACCATTTTCTCTATAGCATCCTTTTGACTAGGTGGATGTCTATAGGGTCTGATGTTGATGGGTTGAGTTCCATCTTTGAGAGGAATCCTGTGATCAAAGGGTCTTTGAGGTGGTAAACCTTTGGGAACATCAAAGACTTCAGTGAAAACATCCAACACCTTCTGAACTTCAGGATGGTTGTCACTACCCTTTTTTTGTTGCCCATCCAATTCCATGCTCCATAATGAAGTGGGATACACACATAAGCACATAGAATTGCActgtatcttattttgtggtaagaACCTACTCATGCTTTTCCCTTCCTGCAGGTGAACTGGCATTTTTTGTTTACCCCTCAATTCCAGCTTCTTTCCTTCATATGTAAATGACATTTTCAACTCATCAAAGTTCCACTTGATATCTCCTAGTGTTCTAAGCCACTGAATGCCAAGTACCATCTCACTTCCACCCAAGGGAATAAGCACCATATCACTTACAAACACTTGACCACAGATAACCCAACTAAATTTGGTGCACATATTAGTACTCATTATTTTATTACCTCCTGGCACAAACACCATCATTGGGACTGTATTCCTCAACTGACATCCCAACCTTTTAGCCATGTGCACATCAAGAAAATTATGAGTGCTTCCTGAATCTATTAAGA
This genomic window from Rutidosis leptorrhynchoides isolate AG116_Rl617_1_P2 chromosome 2, CSIRO_AGI_Rlap_v1, whole genome shotgun sequence contains:
- the LOC139891377 gene encoding ubiquitin carboxyl-terminal hydrolase 18-like, encoding MHEYNHSLDLNRYLQYGITALAIVFSLIYFIKHTAAKYFVVDGDDHSHSHSQLSSIQSDAVSSSSMPGLVSTSDSCAVCGSSTTKQCARCKFVKYCSESCQKKHWRLGHNKKCEEFRLSSKSSLQGRRSSTAVALVPGAGTSTQLKKILFPYDKFVELFNWKNRGFPPCGLLNCGNSCFANVVLQCLSYTRPLAAYLLENGHRSECRRNDWCFLCELQAHMERASQSNHAFSPINILSRLPNIGGNFGYGKQEDAHEFMRFVIDTMQSVCLDVYGGERAVHPSSQETTLIQHIFGGRLHSQVICTKCNNISNQFENMMDLTVEIHGDAASLEECLDQFTAKEWLDGDNKYKCDGCNDYVLALKRLNINVAPNILTIALKRFQRGRFGKLNKRVTFPETLDLSPYMSKAADSIDKYKLYAVVVHLDMLNASYFGHYICYAKDFSGNWYRIDDCKVEAVELDEVLSQRAYMLLYSRVSARPSCLNPIEETQEKKSNLNPPVDCSSDAESADATDQCDTLLHTNISCANASTSRNSLDSAMELHTSDSNTGSSSLGDNVDSGSDCTVTFEDTNCSTENNNGIDKSVSVQSDISDNVEGTVGISSSHLTDVEEVANGTVFVNFEPKPDKVESSISSPIRDSSEELVKTISSAAKLKPLISPGFLGKRPRKILNTQKDEKAVECKQANGDLKPVCFKDVDIVESNTKSVGVVNGGESNVV